A region of the Helicobacter pylori NQ4053 genome:
ATCTTTGATTTAACGCACGAAATCCCCCCATATAACATCTGGGAGGGTGCTTACCGCTTGTATCAGACCGCTAGTTATTGGCCAAAAGGCTCGGTATTTGTGAGCGTAGTGGATCCGGGCGTAGGCACTAATCGTAAATCGGTGGTGCTAAAAACTAAAAACGGCCAGTATTTCGTCTCGCCGGATAACGGCACGCTGACTTTGGTGGTGCAAACTTTGGGGATTGATAGCGTGCGTGAAATTGATGAAAAAGCTAACCGCTTGAAAGGTTCTGAAAAATCCTATACTTTCCATGGTCGTGATGTGTATGCTTACACTGGGGCGCGCTTGGCTTCTGGAGCGATCACATTCGAGCAAGTTGGGCCAGAGCTTCCCCCAAAAGTCGTTGAAATTCCTTACCAAAAAGCGAAAGCCACAAAAGGGGAGGTGAAGGGTAATATCCCGATTTTGGATATCCAATACGGCAATGTTTGGAGCAATATCAGCGATAAACTGCTCAATCAAGCAAAAATCAAACGCAACGATATATTGTGTGTAACGATTTCTAAAGGTTCCAAGAAAAAATACGAAGGGAAAATGCCGTATGTTGCGAGCTTTGGCGATGTTTTAGAAGGCCAGCCGTTGGTTTATTTAAACAGCTTATTGAATGTTTCCGTGGCGTTGAATATGGATAATTTCGTGCAAAAACATCAAATCAAATCCGGTGCTGACTGGAATATTGATATAAAGAAGTGCGCTAAATAAGGCGCTT
Encoded here:
- a CDS encoding SAM hydrolase/SAM-dependent halogenase family protein, translating into MKKTISALFLSACIGLSSVYADNALILQTDFSLKDGAVSAMKGVAFSVDSNLKIFDLTHEIPPYNIWEGAYRLYQTASYWPKGSVFVSVVDPGVGTNRKSVVLKTKNGQYFVSPDNGTLTLVVQTLGIDSVREIDEKANRLKGSEKSYTFHGRDVYAYTGARLASGAITFEQVGPELPPKVVEIPYQKAKATKGEVKGNIPILDIQYGNVWSNISDKLLNQAKIKRNDILCVTISKGSKKKYEGKMPYVASFGDVLEGQPLVYLNSLLNVSVALNMDNFVQKHQIKSGADWNIDIKKCAK